Proteins found in one Litorihabitans aurantiacus genomic segment:
- a CDS encoding heavy-metal-associated domain-containing protein, giving the protein MTTLTTIDVTGMTCGHCVSAVTNELNEVDGVERVTVELVNGGTSHVTVFSDDELPADALRAAIDEAGYETTGIESHDAEQEFEQLAQVREHEAEKDS; this is encoded by the coding sequence ATGACCACGCTCACCACCATCGACGTCACCGGTATGACCTGCGGCCACTGCGTCTCGGCCGTCACGAACGAGCTGAACGAGGTCGACGGCGTCGAGCGCGTGACCGTCGAGCTCGTGAACGGCGGCACGTCGCACGTGACCGTGTTCTCCGACGACGAGCTCCCGGCCGACGCGCTGCGCGCCGCGATCGACGAGGCCGGCTACGAGACCACCGGCATCGAGAGCCACGACGCCGAGCAGGAGTTCGAGCAGCTCGCCCAGGTGCGCGAGCACGAGGCTGAGAAGGACTCGTGA
- a CDS encoding metal-sensitive transcriptional regulator: MPGYAGTKDDYAKRMRRIEGQVRGIARMIDEDTYCIDVLTQVAAVTKALQAVSLGLVEDHLSHCVVDAARTSPEDGQIKVREAADAIARLVRS, translated from the coding sequence ATGCCCGGTTACGCAGGGACGAAGGACGACTACGCCAAGCGGATGCGGCGGATCGAGGGCCAGGTCCGCGGCATCGCCCGCATGATCGACGAGGACACCTACTGCATCGACGTGCTGACCCAGGTCGCCGCCGTCACGAAGGCACTCCAGGCCGTCAGCCTCGGTCTCGTCGAGGACCACCTGAGCCACTGCGTGGTCGACGCCGCGCGCACCTCCCCCGAGGACGGCCAGATCAAGGTGCGTGAGGCGGCCGACGCCATCGCGCGCCTCGTGCGCAGCTGA
- a CDS encoding DUF2330 domain-containing protein: MTGRAARPGPRTRRTLLATAALAATLGLAAPATAAGPVLVSEGDLDISAQRTVVSWADGQQRMLLEYDLQGRSDATEPAIVLIATPTRPLMAIADPDLMQAFVDAGSPEVIEEEEWWPDLQSFGGGDDTPFWLRPDTALAPVGDGARPHDPNSAAAIIGYYQNQGFEIGEETASALERYVGAGWTISEISLDPAPESLDARSTPVVEMRFASPEPIAPVLLTAGGALPVDLSTYVIGTERLDRTSTPSSATVRFSGPVDVATSPLLADWLEPYGGTAVMTVVDQTISNPSQLSDDVTFGPSIYGAVDAGTEVVRVERIILGIPAGIMLVAGGMLVVAAAGVTISRLMQRGYRD; this comes from the coding sequence ATGACTGGTCGCGCCGCCCGCCCCGGACCTCGCACGCGTCGCACCCTGCTGGCGACGGCGGCGCTCGCGGCCACCCTGGGGCTCGCCGCACCCGCCACCGCGGCCGGGCCGGTGCTCGTGAGCGAGGGTGACCTCGACATCAGCGCCCAGCGCACCGTGGTGAGCTGGGCCGACGGGCAGCAGCGGATGCTGCTCGAGTACGACCTCCAGGGCCGCAGCGACGCGACCGAGCCGGCGATCGTCCTCATCGCGACGCCGACCCGCCCGCTGATGGCGATCGCCGACCCCGACCTCATGCAGGCGTTCGTCGACGCCGGATCGCCCGAGGTCATCGAGGAGGAGGAGTGGTGGCCCGACCTGCAGTCCTTCGGCGGCGGTGACGACACCCCGTTCTGGCTCCGGCCCGACACGGCGCTCGCTCCCGTGGGCGACGGCGCGCGCCCCCACGACCCCAACTCGGCCGCGGCGATCATCGGCTACTACCAGAACCAGGGGTTCGAGATCGGCGAGGAGACCGCCTCCGCGCTGGAGCGCTACGTCGGCGCCGGCTGGACGATCTCCGAGATCTCCCTGGACCCGGCGCCCGAGTCGCTGGACGCCCGCTCGACCCCGGTGGTCGAGATGCGCTTCGCGAGCCCCGAGCCGATCGCGCCGGTGCTCCTGACGGCGGGCGGCGCGCTGCCGGTCGACCTCAGCACCTACGTGATCGGGACCGAGCGGCTCGACCGCACCTCCACGCCGTCGTCCGCCACCGTGCGCTTCTCCGGTCCGGTCGACGTCGCGACGTCGCCGCTGCTGGCGGACTGGCTCGAGCCGTACGGCGGCACGGCCGTGATGACGGTGGTCGACCAGACCATCTCGAACCCGTCCCAGCTGTCCGACGACGTCACGTTCGGCCCGTCGATCTACGGGGCCGTCGACGCCGGCACCGAGGTGGTGCGCGTGGAGCGGATCATCCTCGGCATCCCCGCGGGGATCATGCTCGTGGCGGGCGGGATGCTCGTGGTCGCCGCGGCCGGTGTGACGATCTCGCGCCTCATGCAGCGCGGCTACCGCGACTGA